ACGCACCAGTCCCGGTGTGACGCCCGCCGCCGCCTGCGCCTCGGCGCTCAGCTGGCTGTGGGTGGTGCTGGCCGGGTGGATGACCAGCGTGCGGGTATCCCCGACGTTCGCCACGTGCTGCGCGAGGTTCACGGCGCGGATGAACGCCTCGCCCGCCGCGCGCCCGCCGCGCAGTTCGAAGGTCAGGACCGCGCCCGCCCCGCGCGGCAGGTAGTGCTGCGCGCGGTCGTAGTGCGGGTGATTACTCAGGCCGGGGTACGTGACGCGCGCCACGTCCGGGTGGGCCGCCAGCCACGACGCGAGCGCCAGGGTGTTCTGCGCGTGCCGCTCGGCGCGCAGGCTCAGGGTTTCCAGGCCCTGAATGAACTGCCACGCCTGCTGCGGAGCCAGGGTGGGGCCCAGGTCGCGCAGGCCCTCGGTGCGGGCGCGGGTGATGAACGCCACGTTCGGCAGGCCCAGCGCGTTACCCTCCCCGAACGTCTCCCAGAAGTTCAGGCCGTGGTAGCTGGGGCTGGCCTCGGTCATCAGGGGGTAACGGCCGTTGCCCCAGTCGAAGGTGCCGCCGTCCACGATCACGCCGCCGATGCCGTTGCCGTGCCCGCCGATCCACTTGCTGGCCGAGTGCAGCACCACGTCCGCGCCGTGCCGCAGCGGCTGGCAGTAGTACCCGCCCGCGCCGAAGGTGTTGTCCACGAACACCGCGACGCCCTGGGCGTGCGCGGCGGCCGCGATCGCCTCGAAATCCGGGATGTTCAGCGCCGGGTTCCCGATGGTTTCCAGGTACACGGCGCGGGTGCGGTCGTCGATCAGGGCCGTGAATTCCTCCGGGCGTTCCTCGCGGCTGGTGAAGCGCACCTCGATGCCCAGCCGTTTCAGGGTCACGCGGAACTGGTTGACGGTCCCGCCGTACAGGTTCGGGCTGGACACGATGTTGTCCCCGGCCTGCGCGACGTTCGTGATCGCCAGGAACTGCGCGGCGTGCCCACTGGCGACCGCCAGCGCGCCCACGCCGCCCTCCAGCGCCGCGACCCGCGCCTCGAACACGGCGTTCGTGGGGTTCATGATGCGGCTGTAGATGTTCCCGAACGCCCGCAGGCCGAACAGGTCGGCGGCGTGCTCGGGGGACTGGAACACGTAACTGTTCGTGGCGTAGATGGGCGTCTGCTGCGCCCCGGTGGTCGGGTCGGGCTGCTGACCGGCGTGAACCTGCAACGTTTCGAATTTGTGCGCCATGACGTGCGCCTCCTCGGTGGGGACCGTGGGACGCCGCCTGGAATCAGGACAGCGCCCCTGCTCGTAGGGATCGAGAAGGGGCGCTGATGGGTATCAACCGCGTGACCTTCCCTCTTGGTCCCTCCCGGCGGTCATCGTTGACCCGCGGCGGGTGGGCTGGCCTTGGCACCGTGACGCGATGAGGTCCGGTTGCCGCGCCGTCTACGAGCCAGTTCTCTCGGGCGCTCTGAAGTGGGTCGCTCCACGCAGGAGCTACCGCGCAGCCTAGCGTCCCGGCCCGCCCAGGGTCAAGGGCGTGGAGACTGGGAGCGCGGGGTAAAAGCGGCAGGCCGCTGTGTGGTTTGTGGGTCAGCCGGGCTGCGCGGCGCAGTCCGGGCACTGGCCGTACAGCGTG
The DNA window shown above is from Deinococcus sp. LM3 and carries:
- a CDS encoding aminotransferase class V-fold PLP-dependent enzyme, producing the protein MAHKFETLQVHAGQQPDPTTGAQQTPIYATNSYVFQSPEHAADLFGLRAFGNIYSRIMNPTNAVFEARVAALEGGVGALAVASGHAAQFLAITNVAQAGDNIVSSPNLYGGTVNQFRVTLKRLGIEVRFTSREERPEEFTALIDDRTRAVYLETIGNPALNIPDFEAIAAAAHAQGVAVFVDNTFGAGGYYCQPLRHGADVVLHSASKWIGGHGNGIGGVIVDGGTFDWGNGRYPLMTEASPSYHGLNFWETFGEGNALGLPNVAFITRARTEGLRDLGPTLAPQQAWQFIQGLETLSLRAERHAQNTLALASWLAAHPDVARVTYPGLSNHPHYDRAQHYLPRGAGAVLTFELRGGRAAGEAFIRAVNLAQHVANVGDTRTLVIHPASTTHSQLSAEAQAAAGVTPGLVRVSVGIEHIDDIRDDFAQALAAALTEAEAVQPEAVQPGVAQPGVVQ